In Solenopsis invicta isolate M01_SB chromosome 13, UNIL_Sinv_3.0, whole genome shotgun sequence, one DNA window encodes the following:
- the LOC105197915 gene encoding tctex1 domain-containing protein 1-like, producing MRTLRWIELYYGSQIRKYQNTYRLDAHKPFKCEVVDTILINVMQDYLTGLKYHPQACMKICRKMSEEVRDKIMKKFYDRYKIVVVMSIVQKLGQSVQMSFSKLWDVQRDTYSSYVIETPEFAAMGLVVGTYYE from the exons ATGCGTACTTTGAGATGGATCGAACTCTACTACGGCTCTCAG ATTCGAAAGTACCAAAATACTTACCGTCTGGATGCTCATAAGCCTTTCAAATGCGAAGTTGTTGATACGATCTTGATCAATGTGATGCAGGATTATTTAACCGGCTTGAAATATCATCCTCAGGCTTGCATGAAAATCTGCCGGAAAATGTCGGAAGAAGTGCGcgacaaaattatgaaaaagttttaCGATCG ATACAAAATTGTGGTCGTCATGTCGATCGTTCAAAAGCTCGGCCAAAGCGTGCAAATGAGTTTTAGTAAATTATGGGACGTTCAGAGAGACACGTACTCAAGCTACGTAATCGAGACTCCGGAATTTGCTGCAATGGGTCTCGTCGTGGGGACTTATTACGAATga